Genomic segment of Carassius carassius chromosome 19, fCarCar2.1, whole genome shotgun sequence:
actgctatttgtacccaaaaatacacatgaattagacgaaattactgacaacatgggcactattttctctaatacattagaagctgttgcccccatcaaattgaaaaaggttagagaaaaacgtactgtaccatggtataacagtaatactcactctctcaagaaagtaactcgtagtcttgaacgcaaatggagaaaaactaacttggaagtttttaaaattgcatggaaaaacagtatgtccagctatagacaggctctaaaaactgctagggcagagcatatccacaaactcattgaaaataaccaaaacaatccaaggtttttatttagcacagtggctaaattaacaaattaccagacgccacctgattcaaatattccaccaacgttaaatagtaatgactttatgaatttcttcactgataaaatagataacattagaaatacaatagcgaatgtagattctacagcgtctaacacttcagtttcatccatcgcacccaaaaataaactgcagtgctttacaaatataggacaggaagagctaaataaacttatcactgtatctaaaccaacaacatgtttattagatcctgtacccactaaattactgaaagagttgttacctgtagccgaagaaccgctgctcaatattattaactcgtcgttatctttaggtcacgtcccaaaaccattcaagctggcggttatcaagcctcttattaagaaaccaaaactagatcctagtgtactggcaaattataggcctatttcaaatcttccatttatgtctaaaattttagaaaaagttgtgtctgctcaattgagcaccttcctgcataaaaatgatctgtatgaagaatttcagtcaggttttaggccccaccatagcacagaaactgcacttgttaaaattacaaatgacctgcttcttgcgtcagatcaaggctgcatctcatttctagtcttacttgatcttagtgctgcgttcgacaccatagatcatgacatactcctagatcgattacaaaactatacaggtattcaagggcaggctctaagatggtttagatcctacctgtccgatcgctaccattttgtttacttaaatggggtgtcatctcatttatcatcagtaaaatatggagtgccacaaggatccgtcctaggtccccttctattttcaatatacatgtttccccttggtaatattattagaaaatacggaattagcttccactgttatgctgatgatactcagctatatatctcaacgagaccagatgaaacctctaaattatctaagctaacagagtgtgttaaaaatgtaaaagattggatgacaaataattttctccaattaaattcggataagacagagatattaattattggaccaaaaaacaccacacagaatcttgtagattacaatctgcaactagacggatgtactgttacttcctctacagtcagaaatctgggtgttatattagacagcaatttgtcttttgaaaatcatatttccaatgttacaaaaaccgcattcttccatcttagaaacattgccaagctacgaaacatgttatctgtttctgatgcagaaaagctagttcatgcatttatgacctctagactggactattgtaatggacttctaggtggttgtcctgcttcgtcaataaacaagctacaggtagtccaaaatgcagcagctagagtccttaccaggtcaagaaaatatgatcatattaccccaattttacagtctctgcactggctacctattaagttccgtatctgttacaaattatcattacttacctataaggccctaaatggtttagctcctgcgtacctaactagccttctaccacgctacaacccatcacgcaccctaaggtcacaaaacgctggacttttggtagttcctaggatagcaaagtccactaaaggaggtagagctttttcacatttggctcccaaactctggaatagccttcctgataatgttcggggttcagacacactctctctgtttaaatctagattaaaaacgcatctctttcgccaagcattcgaataatgtatctcttaaattgtgagtgtagttgcatctgcatttttattctttagcttgggttaaactaattttactttgttggatcagcagctatgctaatgatgtctctattttgtttctatgttttgccacgggatttacatcccgtggtaactaggatttacacaagctccagtctggatccagaacacccgagaagagatgatgctgaccctcagaggaccccagatgatgctaaccttgaatcaacaaacagaactaacaattattgctacatgtgtgactgcatcctataattactattaattaataatattgatagttcatcatctagctgactacgtcttgtattattattattatttttatttttctaaaatcctgtcaaacgtgcacaaactactagctactactaaatattgtagaaacataattttctgtaaagttgctttgtaatgatttgtattgtaaaaagcgctatacaaataaacttgaattgaattgaattgaattgaattatcatTCCTCACTCTCATCCATAATTTGTTTCTACATTAAGAACATTTATTGGTTCACAAAACAAATCTTTATAAAAAAACTGCACTCGTGCCTTCCTTTTTGAGGCAGAAGGGGCCCAAGCTCCTCTATATATCTCTCTGTGATctctgtgtaaatgtgtgtgtgtgtgtgtgtgtcatctagTTTGGTGGTTTCTCTGCATGGCTCTAGTCAAGTGCAAGAATGAGCACAAAACAATGAAGTCCCCACTGCAGTACTGCAGATCAAGTAGGTGTTTATGGGGGCTGGTGAATGAAGGTTAGCAAACTGACCACACACCTTTCACATATCATAGGGGTAAAAAGCCCTTTTCTTCTGCAGGATCATTGCATACAGAAACAAGGACTATACAGCATATaaagttaaacaaataaaatctttatacactcaaaaaaaaaaaaaaaaactaaactaaacaaaacaatgtaCTGTTATTGTATTAAagtgattttttgttgttgttgtgtttttgtgttaacgCGTTGCATAAAATTGACAGATAATGTCCCAGCAGATTATTTTTCAGTTTGCATTTATCACTAATGCATTACTTAGCTgaattttgtttaatataaaacaaTGATTCATTACAAATTTACTATTCAGATACATTGCAAATTTAAAATCGTTAGTGATGATGGAAAGGTtgtaggttttattattttaggcCCCAATTACCTTGAAGAAGCTATTAATACTAAAATTAAGTTATTTACCTAGTGTGATTCTATTCAATATACAGTATTACAGCAACACAGAATCACAATGAATtaagaaaacagaaatatatttatatatattatttttaatatatttatatttttttaattaggcaACATTGACTGATTAAGATAGCATTATTATATACAACAGATTCAACGATTTTGCACTTTGTTCCAAATGTCAGAAATATCTAGTATGTGTATTTGAATTTGGGCTAAAATcattgtacatttaaaatgtatatgtaaaaggGCTATGCTGTCAGTTATCTATTTTTTCACTGTTGGCTGAAACTTGCACGTAAATTCCTTCAGTTACGGTGGGACATATTTAATAGATATCGAGAAATTAGTTTGTTGTCCTTTTGgcattttttgttattaatttgcaAGACAAACGTTTTGTGTATTTGTGCAAATGCAAAAGTTCAGGCATGTTTCTAAAATATTACTAAACATTCCTTTAACtaatactaatatttttttccttaaaaaaaaaaagtttgctttcagcgtttttactaaatcaactgtGTTTGAATTTGCTTGTTGTACTAAAGCTTTTGCATCCAATGAATTGACCTGGCAAATAGATATCAAAACAATTATTCCATAATTAAGTATTTATACTGAATATATCATCACCTTCTGCATGATTTGTTGCTGTATTTGTTTTACTATAACTTTTTAAATAACACTTAAAACAACCActtcaattaaataatattataaatgataataaaaaaaatatatataattacttgTTTGTTTCAAATTAAATTTGGTAAATACGAATAATAATCAAAGTAAGCTACAATAGGTGTGTCTACGCGGCCAATAATGTTGTTGACTTTTAAAAAGCTGCTATTTGCTGACCCTGTCAATTTTGACCTCGAGTTTCGTAAAAAGATAGTGTGGGTTTCAGAGATGGATCCTACTTTTTGAATCTCAGGAAACAACATTTAAGAATGAAGATGACAGTTACAAACCATCATACTAATGCTGAACCTTTCaactttttatacattattttgaaAACACAGTAGTGTATTGCACAGTCGTCACAGCTGTTAAATTTTATGCTACAAGAGTCTTGCTGAGTGTACAGGGAAACTAAAATGGCCACATGACGATGTCCTAGTGTTTGACCTCAATGTTCTTTACAGGAGAAAACACACAAAAGAATTTCTAAACATTCACTCCAGCGACAAATACAGATTTCACAACCCATACAGCAGCGAAGAATACAGATTTCACAACCTATAAATGAACCATCAAAACTGTGTGCTGAATGTGCTAGATGTATGTATGCAATACGTATGTAGAGAGCAAGAGAAATGATTTTACCTGTGGAGGACACATGTGAGGCCAAGAACAAAAGAGAGATTGTCCTGCTCATTTCCATTACATTCCTTAAAATGACTGAGTTTCTTTGGATGCCGTATCGTCCTGTTGCTTGACCTGTAAGTGTCGTGCAACAGTTTTTAACCTTTCTGTATTGATTGCTTCTACTGTGTTAGTCTTTTACCTAACAGGAAATGGCCCTAGCCCTGGGTTTTCTGTTCTAGTGAATGACAACCTCTGCCTCCACCAAAGAGTTTCTTGTCCTATCATCTCAAAAAAGTCTCACCATCATTTCCTGTTTATTTTTAGACCATCTTCACACTAACATTGTCTTTCATCAGTATTGCAGGTTACGAAAGTTACACTGTCTGCtgagtttgttttttccattttagCGCCATTGGTTTGATGTATTTGAAAACTTATTTTTCCCCTGCAGGAAATCATGCACACTAGAAATATTTGTTCTAACAgttaagacaaaaataaaatcaggCAATATCTTCAAAGCAGAGATCAAAAACTTCACCTGTAACtcttataaaaaatgtatcaacttctactttttaattgaaaatattttgcAACTTTCATTTCACAAGCTAGTTTGTACATTTTGTGCCCCCTGCTGTTCTGCAATTGCCATTGGTGtggttctgtatttttttttaaacaccagtACAATACTAGCTTAAATTAGTATAATGTTTCTTTAGCAAGGGCACAGCGAACAGAGAACATTGCCAGAACTTTGTCTAACATTTTGGCACAGTTCCCtaaaagttatgaacaaacattcttaAAGTAACATTAAATGAACTTTCATTCTAAGTCATGTGGTCTTTgataatgttttcaaaatgttagcacaaaaacattatttattcattgttcatagcattttttccccctgaactgttttcttttttatgttcgTCTATAAATTATGTGTTTCAGAATGTGTAGAGACCATCAAGAAAAgggtttaaaaacataaaaactagaCATTTTGAATTTTCAAAGAAAATCCAGAAATAACGTTCTTATAATGAGAACTTtagcaaaacattatttttgttagctgggggTCAAATATATAATGGTCGATTTTAACcaaaagtttttaatattttctcattTCATAAATGTCAGatctatattttgtatatttattaatcacAATATTTGCGGTACATCATTTTTAACTGATTTGTATTCATAAGGCATGTTCCACTGTGACTTCATATAGAGTGACAACAATCTACATGATTTACTGTATCTTTTTTCCTGGGTAATAATGTTGGAAATGTTCAATAGCTTTAAAGTATTTAAAGTTTCTATCACTTGTCTGTGCAGACACTGATTTTTCACAATAAATCTTCCTTTAGAAATATTCACTGGAGTTAAAACACTAGCCCCAGTCTCCCTCATAATTGCTGCAAGTTTTAGATAAATTTCATAAGATCACTATGGCTCTTTAAATAATACATTGCAAGCAACATAAAAGGGTAAAAGGACAGGTATCACACTTCTGTGATGGCTTTGCGGAATGTTCCTAAAATCTTTCACCTCCTTGTAAATTGTCTCTGTGGTGTGACACTTAGGAGTATCTTAAGTCACATGCATCCTCATTCCATTGCTCTTTTCATCAATTATTGTAGATCATTTATGTGTAGCTACTTTTAAATCTATCTAGCCTACATTTTTATGATATTTCACCATTCATTAGCTACCACTTAACGACCGGGAACATAGGCCTAGGCAATAACTTGTTTATAATTGTCCAaatattaatcacgattaatcaaaatgcaaaacacacacacaaacagctgataatgTGGCCCGTTATTATCCAATCACACGATGAGATACTACACTACATGAAATGTTATGCAAGGATGTGTATTTTTAcgattatttgaattattttataagTCACTGATTATCCAGGAACTAATAATTTATCACAACAGCTTacagaaatattaatttatatgacTGAAATGTGATACGTCatgaatcatttattattatttaatttgttatcGGTATGGATAGCAGCACTCCATGGTACGCTGTGTTCTATAatttctaaaacaacaacaaaaaaatgcatttaaaagacaaaaacaacaacaggatGCGCATGCGcacttcttttactgtctatggatgcTAGCAGTCGCTCACATGACGCCAGTGTTTCTGCTGCGGTTACGAGAAACTAAACAAATCTGAGCTAGTGCGTTTATCAGATGTAGATTTGGCACAGCGTCAGTTCAAAGCGTATACGTCTGCACCATAACACAGTTATCGGAAGAGTCCGTTTGAAGGCGCATACTGCACAGTCTGCCATCATCTGTTTTGATTTACTTTGGCGAGAAACATGATCCCCGTCATACGCGAACAAAACATGCTCTCCGCGACGATTTTTAGCCTGCTGTTAGGTAAGTTTGATTGAAATATTGTGTATTTTGAGCTACAGGACTATTTTGTATGGTTATATtttggttaattaataataagaaacggTCCAGTCCATATAACGTATTTATGGGGGACGCTagagtgtttttctttcttaatttaatgtttctttcttatgttttttttttttttttaatgataattgtTATTCCTGAAAAAAACGGCGTACGTATGCCTGCTGTGTAAGAAAAGCTGAATATTTCTCTTTTGGAGTGAAATATCTGTACATATTTACAGATATAACTTGTAAAACTACCATATCCGTGCTGTTTTTTGACAAGcagtaataacatttttaaatgtgcacatattgaatatatattttttaaattaaaaacctttataaaattaagaaattagaTGATTATGTACTTTTAGTAAGGCTCAGTagctatatataaaaatgaaactgtacaACCTGTCATACAATTTActtcatataataattatgatagtaacaaaaaaatacattgcttGCTTGGTGAATCAGCAGCATTTAGTACACAAATACAATGCATCCATGTCAACAGCTGTTAGTATAAAGTCTAATATTAGTGCAGCATTAACCCTAACCAGTGCCACAACTCATCTAAAgccttttaaaatataatgacatTTCCATTCCAGCTCTAACTATACATCATACTTTGACTGCTGATGTTCCACCCACTGGGGTCGCCCCTGAAACCAGCTCTCCTCCAGCTTCTCCTGCAACCCCCGGACCCCCCGAGCGAGGCAGCTACAATGTCACCAATGCCTCTGATGCTGTCTGTCTCTTGGCACGGATGGGACTGCAACTCAACATTAGCTTTATTTCGAGCCCTCATGACAAGGTACTTGCACATGcaactttcactttcattggACAGGAGTAGCTTGaaacattctgctaaatatctccTTTTCTGTTCAGTgggtaaacaaacaaactttttttaaaatgacaatttaattttCCATTCTTAGCTTGTTGTGCACCTGAGATGACACAAGGGAAGGACATGCATGCTTAATTTCTATGACACGATCATTTTATGATTATAATTCAGAGTAATGAAGGTTTAGTccttatttgtaaatgtaatctaaatgtaaacatACCTTTCTTTCCAGACTGTCCAGGAAGTCTTGAACGTGCATCCAAACCTGGTTAAATCCTCTGGATCCTGTGATCCGGACAGTGCAACTCTCATGCTCACTGAGGACAACATTACTCTGACTTTCAGCTTTTCTTTGGTAAATTTCGCATCTCCTCCAATTATTTACCCTAATGGCCTCTTAAATTATTCAGTCCATGTTGGTATTATCATAACGTATGTAATATGCTTGTTTCCTTTTCAGAATTCCACATCGAACAAGTATCATCTTAGTGGGTTGGAGTTGTCAGCTGCATTGCCTGATGTGGCTAGTAAGTCAGTATTAAATATtccatgttttaatatgtttagtttttaaatctgagcaaattattatttgtaattttttgccCAGAGCGCCTTGTTTTCAGGAACACTTCTCTGAACTACATGGTGGGAACCCTGGGCCACTCTTACATGTGTCAGAAGGAGAAGACCTTGAGCGTTACACAGGATTTCTCTCTCAACAGCTTCCAGCTTCAAGTGCAGCCTTTTAGCGTCAATGGAGATTTtggagcaggttttttttttcttttctctcttttaacATGTCTTAGTTTTGTCCTTTAATTCTTCAAGGAATGTTCTGGGTTCAACTCAAGATTAATCCATGGCATAAATGCTTAGTTGTCATAACAATGTGAAGCTTATAAACTCCATAACTTTTACATAAGATTACTGTGTCATTCATCCACTCCAATAAAAATGACACACAacaatattactatatatatagtatatttacacaaccacacaaacacattttttccaGAAATGATGTTttctccaaatttttttttttatttttttcaccacCATCTCCCTTTCTTTCCTCTTGCTCCATCTCTGTTCTAGCTGAGGAGTGTGATCTAGATGAGGACGACATGTTGATTCCCATTATTGTGGGTGCTGCGTTGGCTCTTCTAGTGCTCATCGTGATCCTGGCTTACCTTATTGGCAGGAAAAGAAGTCATGCGGGCTACCAGACCATCTAACCTCATGTAATCTTCAAGCCAGGATATGTACCACTGAtgtctgctctcatctggattcAACAACACTACGACAACTGCAGCTGCCTAGTTTTCAACCCGCCCTGCCCTCTGCTGGTGTCTTACCCTGCCACCACTCAGGTGGACCTGTGCTTCCTGGactttttgttgtattatgttaAACATAGTATAATTAATGCATACTTAAGGGTGCAGGGCAAAATCAAAGGAGTGTTTGAGGCTCTAGGTCATGCTAAGGTATTGTTTCCAGGAACCAGATTATGCTTATCTAGAGGAATGCCTGGTGTTTGTTGTTATTTAGGCTTAATCTGGGTTAGAAAGCATGATCTGTTTGGTACCTCATATTCTTAAATTTAAcctcatgcatttatttatataaatacaaggATTTAGAGAAAACTGATGATGCCGTTACTGCTCAGTCTAAAAGGGACTAGATATTTAACACTACTTCCTGATCTCAAAGTTCTCATTTGGAGTTGAACACTATACAAGACTCAGCTTTTGGGATTCAACATTTTGggagaaaaataattaatttaatactgTTACAAAGCCTTGCATAATAGTGTTGAGTCAGAAGTCAATTTGGTACTGAGTTTTAATGAAAAGAAATTCCACATCTAGACTGGATCTTTCCAGATCTGCTGAGGCAGTGTGTACAGAAGATACTCTGCTAACTTGTACAAATGGAAAATCCACTTTCTAGAATAGAATACCCTTGAAAAACACTAAAAAGCTTTGTTTCCCTCTCATGCTACGTATCAAAACTATAGCCTGCTTGCTTCCATTTAGCACTGTATTCACACTCAAAAATGTTAAAAGG
This window contains:
- the LOC132095368 gene encoding lysosome-associated membrane glycoprotein 1-like, giving the protein MIPVIREQNMLSATIFSLLLALTIHHTLTADVPPTGVAPETSSPPASPATPGPPERGSYNVTNASDAVCLLARMGLQLNISFISSPHDKTVQEVLNVHPNLVKSSGSCDPDSATLMLTEDNITLTFSFSLNSTSNKYHLSGLELSAALPDVAKRLVFRNTSLNYMVGTLGHSYMCQKEKTLSVTQDFSLNSFQLQVQPFSVNGDFGAAEECDLDEDDMLIPIIVGAALALLVLIVILAYLIGRKRSHAGYQTI